The Desulfuribacillus alkaliarsenatis nucleotide sequence TGTGAAAAGCAAGCATAAAAAGCTTCACTTACTTGGCTTGGTATCAGATGGTGGCGTTCATTCCCATAGCGAGCACCTTTATGCGCTATTAGAATTAGCCAAAAAGCAAGGTATTGCAGATGATGTATATGTGCATGCATTCCTTGATGGTCGTGATACAGCACCTGATTCAGGAGCACAATTCATTCAAGAGTTAGTGGATAAAATGCAGGAAATAGGAGCAGGTAAGCTCGCTAGCATTCAAGGGCGTTACTTTGCAATGGATCGTGACCGTCGTTGGGATCGTGTCGAGAAAGCATACCGTGCGTTAGTCTATGGTGACGGGAATAAGACTAGTGAGCCAGTAAATGCAATTAAAGATTCCTATGCCAATCAGGTGTATGACGAATTTTTAGGACAGACAATTATCGTAGATGAAAAGCAGGAGCCAGTGGCAACGATTAACGATGGTGATGGAATTATATTCTTCAACTTCCGCCCTGACCGAGCGATTCAATTAACAAGGGCTTTTACAGAGGTTGATTTTAGAGACTTCAATCGTGGTGAGCATCCGCCACAGACTTTATATGTGTGTATGACTGAATACAGCGAGATAATTAAAGCAGAGGTTGCCTTTAAGACCCTAGACCTTAAGAATACATTGGGTGAGGTTCTACAGGATCAGCAGCTTACACAATTAAGAATTGCCGAAACGGAGAAATTCAAGCATGTCACGTCATTCTTTAGCGGTGGCAGAGAACAAGAATTTGTTGGTGAAACGCGCATTCTAATCGATTCTCCAAAGGTAGCTACATACGATTTGCAGCCAGAGATGAGCGCTCAGGAAATGACAGAGGTAGTGTGTAAGCAGATTAATGAAGACAGGTTTGATATCATTGTATTGAACTTCGCTAATCCAGATATGGTTGGCCATACAGGAAACTTACAGGCGGCTATACAAGCAGTGGAGGCTGTTGATGGGTGTCTTGGCAAGGTGGTTGAAGCTATTAAACAACAGGGTGGCGTAGCTCTAATTACGGCAGACCATGGGAATGCAGATATGATGCAATATCCAGACGGTGGTCGTCATACTGCTCACACAGCAAATCGAGTACCATTTATTATTACTACGAAGCAACATAATGGTACCTCAATTGAATTAAGGGAAGATGGGATTTTAGCAGATCTTGCGCCTACGATATTACATTTACTGAATATCAAACAGCCCGAAGAAATGACTGGTAGAAGTATAATACGTTAACAACATTAGTGATAACAAACAAGTAATTGCAATGAAATATAAAAGCTGATAAAACAAATAAATTAAAAATATAATTGATGGAGGTAGGTTATAGAAATGTCAATCATTTATGATGTGTATGCAAGGGAAGTCCTAGATTCAAGAGGAAACCCAACGGTAGAGGTAGAGGTAGAACTAGAAAGTGGCCATGTAGGACGAGCTATTGTTCCTTCAGGAGCATCTACTGGTGCGTATGAAGCTGTAGAATTACGTGATGGTGGCGACCGTTATTTAGGTAAAGGAGTTCAGCAAGCGGTAGATAACGTAAATGAAGTTATTGCTCCAGAGTTAATTGGTGAGGATGCTTTTGACCAGGTTGGGATCGATCAATTACTGATTGAACTTGATGGTACACCGAACAAAGCTAAGCTAGGTGCGAACGCAATCTTAGGTATATCTATGGCAGTTGCCCGTGCAGCCGCTGAATATCAAGGGGTTCCACTATACACATATCTAGGTGGATTTAACGCAAGACAGCTACCAGTGCCAATGATGAACATTTTAAATGGTGGCGAGCATGCCGACAATAATGTAGACATTCAAGAGTTTATGGTGATGCCTGTGGGTGCAGAGGACTTCCGTGAGGCATTACGTATGGGTGCAGAAATTTTCCATAGCTTAAAAGCTGTGCTTAAAGCTAAAGGGCTAAGTACATCTGTAGGTGATGAGGGTGGATTTGCTCCTAGTCTTAGCTCTAATGAAGAGGCACTTACTGTAAT carries:
- the gpmI gene encoding 2,3-bisphosphoglycerate-independent phosphoglycerate mutase; translated protein: MTEAYKPVSLIILDGYGLREEETANAIKLAKTPVIDGLMQEYPTASLGASGEHVGLPAGQMGNSEVGHLNIGAGRIVYQELTRISKAIESGEFFTNPALQKVTEHVKSKHKKLHLLGLVSDGGVHSHSEHLYALLELAKKQGIADDVYVHAFLDGRDTAPDSGAQFIQELVDKMQEIGAGKLASIQGRYFAMDRDRRWDRVEKAYRALVYGDGNKTSEPVNAIKDSYANQVYDEFLGQTIIVDEKQEPVATINDGDGIIFFNFRPDRAIQLTRAFTEVDFRDFNRGEHPPQTLYVCMTEYSEIIKAEVAFKTLDLKNTLGEVLQDQQLTQLRIAETEKFKHVTSFFSGGREQEFVGETRILIDSPKVATYDLQPEMSAQEMTEVVCKQINEDRFDIIVLNFANPDMVGHTGNLQAAIQAVEAVDGCLGKVVEAIKQQGGVALITADHGNADMMQYPDGGRHTAHTANRVPFIITTKQHNGTSIELREDGILADLAPTILHLLNIKQPEEMTGRSIIR
- the eno gene encoding phosphopyruvate hydratase — protein: MSIIYDVYAREVLDSRGNPTVEVEVELESGHVGRAIVPSGASTGAYEAVELRDGGDRYLGKGVQQAVDNVNEVIAPELIGEDAFDQVGIDQLLIELDGTPNKAKLGANAILGISMAVARAAAEYQGVPLYTYLGGFNARQLPVPMMNILNGGEHADNNVDIQEFMVMPVGAEDFREALRMGAEIFHSLKAVLKAKGLSTSVGDEGGFAPSLSSNEEALTVIMEAIEKAGYKPGEEICLALDVAATELYKDGKYHLEGEGVSKTASEMIDFYEQLADKYPIISIEDGLSEDDWDGWKELTDRLGGKVQLVGDDLFVTNTERLERGINEGIGNSILIKVNQIGTLTETFEAIEMAKRAGFTSVISHRSGESEDTIIADIAVATNAGQIKTGAPSRTDRVAKYNQLLRIEDQLDYTAAYPGLQAFYNLK